One Desulfobacterales bacterium genomic window, CGACGCCGATGAACTGATCTGCGTGGACGACCTGCTTATCGATGGGTTTGAAATCAATGGAAAATCCGTCGGAAGGCTCAAAAAATCCCACACCTATGCGCGCTCCGGCCGCTATGTAAAATCGGCCCCGCTAAAAAGCGGCGACCGTTCCTTTGCCGTGGCCGTCGATTCGACTTTAAGAGCGGCCATGATCCGGCAGGGGCCCGCTGCAACCCTGGAGTCCTTTTCCGTTGTCAGCGCTGATCTTCGTAAAAAGGTGTTCAAGCGCCCCCGGAACATGCTGATCGTTTTTGTGGTGGACGCGTCCGAATCCATGGGCAAGGGAACCCTGGCCCGCATGACGGCGGCCAAGGGAGCGGTCCTTTCGATCCTGTCCAAAGCCCGGCTGTCCAGAAACCGTACGGCCATGGTCTCTTTCTGGGATGAAAAAGCCGAAGTCGTGCTGCCGCCCACAGCCAGCATGGCCCTGGCCCGGGAGCGCCTGAAAGCGCTTCCCACCGGCGGCGCCACGCCCTTTGCCGACGGCCTGATGAAGGCATGGAACATCATCAAAACCGAACGCCGCAAAGACGCGGGCCTGACGCCGCTGCTCGTGGTCATTTCCGACGGAGACGCCAACGTTCCCTATGACCCCGCCTGCAAATTCAACGACATCAAAGATGAACTCCATACCATCGCCCGGGCTGTCTGCAAAGATCGCATCCATGCCATCGCCGTTGACACCCGGCCCACCTGGACGAAATCAA contains:
- a CDS encoding VWA domain-containing protein produces the protein MDDLLIDGFEINGKSVGRLKKSHTYARSGRYVKSAPLKSGDRSFAVAVDSTLRAAMIRQGPAATLESFSVVSADLRKKVFKRPRNMLIVFVVDASESMGKGTLARMTAAKGAVLSILSKARLSRNRTAMVSFWDEKAEVVLPPTASMALARERLKALPTGGATPFADGLMKAWNIIKTERRKDAGLTPLLVVISDGDANVPYDPACKFNDIKDELHTIARAVCKDRIHAIAVDTRPTWTKSTDMRLLAESLGAAYHHIDGLKAVNVVKFISGFNASQ